In the Hevea brasiliensis isolate MT/VB/25A 57/8 chromosome 8, ASM3005281v1, whole genome shotgun sequence genome, ATTTGTGATATGCATTTCCAGCCTTTAATAGAGGTTTCTCAGTCCTGCCTCCACCTGCAACTTGACCAACCATCGCACGGCATCCACTTGGCACAATTTTCTTCGCTCCAGAAGGAAGCTTGATTCTAAACAAACATAATCAACACCCACATAGGAAAAATCATAACGGGAAAGACAGTGGATGCATCAAACCAAAGGAAAAATTCAATTTGTAGCTATTAAACTCAATGGTGGCTGTCTTGAAAATGCTTCAAGTTGAAGCTCAACTAAGATATTAATCAATTTACCATGATAATCTCAACTAAAGCTTTTTCCAGTTTAACTGATTACAAAAGAATGGCAACAATTTAGAACAATAAGACCTGCAGAACAGCATATCACAAGTAGCTTCAGGAACAAGAAGAGTCGGATGTTCAACAAATATCTCCTTTACGCATCCATAATAAACAAACGCTGAAGCACGCTTAAATTCAGCCGCAAAACATGAAACAGAAATAACAAACACGATTTTCTGAAATTGATGAAGGTAAAAGTTCAATGCTAATTTATGTTCCACACAAATTCAAAGCTCAAACCAACATATAACACATACTAAACATTTCTGAATTAAAAGGGCAATAAAAACACTAAAAAATGCCAAAACAAAACTCAAAGTATCAAGCAAAGACTACCTGGTCGTTCCATTATCTGGATTATGGCTAATAACAATAGCATAATCCCCAGAACATCTAGCGAAGACTCCTCTGTCACCCACATGATGTTCCACATTACACACAACAGCTCCCTCAGGAATCGATCTCAGAGGTAACACATTTCCAACCATCAAATTCGCCTTCTTTCCACAGTAAACAAACTGACCAGTATACATCCCCTCAGCAGCAACGAATAGCTCCTTCTGGTGCTTGTAGCGAAATGGGTGGCGAAAGGTGACTCTAGCGAGCGGCGCGCCACGACCCGGATCATGGATAATGTCGGTGACCACTCCCTTAAGGTATCCATTGCGCTCTCCAAAGTCCAGAGAGCGGAACCTGGCAGGACCCTTCCGGTGGTGGGTGTGGGACTTAAAGACTGAACCAGCACCCTTACGCTGGGCACGGATAACGCGACCCATCTCAGTTTTTCAAGGGTTCTAATGAAggtagagggagagggagaggcaGAGAGAGGGAGCGGCAGCTTGTAGACAGAAAGAAGGGAATGGTTGGGGGATTATATAGTTAGGGTTTCTTAAGAAGAAGCGAGTCTCGTCTTGTACATGAAATTGGGGCTCCAGCTTTCTTTGTTTATTTTGGGCTGGGCTGTGGCTTACCTTTTGCCCTCTTTTATTTTCGTTTGGGGATAAATTACTGAGTCCTTCAAATATACCAAAATTTGTAAGTCTTTGatgtatttttaataataatttagtttttaaatttaatttttaattttattaataaattagtgatataaaatataataacctgaaattttaaaaatatagaatagtttaatttactattattttattattactttaaattattcattaatttaatattttattcttttgtaatattttattatgcaattatgtttttattttctaTCAAGTAAAAGgtag is a window encoding:
- the LOC110654835 gene encoding 60S ribosomal protein L8; translated protein: MGRVIRAQRKGAGSVFKSHTHHRKGPARFRSLDFGERNGYLKGVVTDIIHDPGRGAPLARVTFRHPFRYKHQKELFVAAEGMYTGQFVYCGKKANLMVGNVLPLRSIPEGAVVCNVEHHVGDRGVFARCSGDYAIVISHNPDNGTTRIKLPSGAKKIVPSGCRAMVGQVAGGGRTEKPLLKAGNAYHKYRVKRNCWPKVRGVAMNPVEHPHGGGNHQHIGHASTVRRDAPPGQKVGLIAARRTGRLRGQAAATAAKADKGA